The Pseudomonadota bacterium DNA segment AGATAAAATACCAATGCGTCCCCGGGCTTGTTTGTCATCAAAGAGAAATTTTTTTAAATATCCCATTACATGCATATCTGTGCCTTGAACATTTATGGTATCTCCTCCTTGAGGACAGAGATATTGCCAAGGTGTTTCTTGGGGATCCATGGAGTTTCTCTCTTGTTCAAAGAAAGCCGGGATAATTGATTTCCCGATGCGTGCTTTTCCCATATCTGGTTTTAAGCGTCCAAGGATAAGATTAAGAAGGGTTGTTTTACCACATCCATTGGGACCGATGATACCTATGCGATCTCCCTTGAAAATGCGTGTCGAAAGAGGTCCTAAAGTCAAACGTCCTTCATAGTTTTTTGTAACTTCTGTTAATTCTGAAACAAGTTGATTCCCAAAAGTTGCGGTGCTTCCTATTATCTCGATTGATTTGGGTTGGTTTGAAATTAAGAGTTTTCGTTGAGCACGCATCTGAGTAAGCTTTTCTAAGCGTCCTTGGTTACGTTTTCGGCGTGCCGTGACGCCACGTTGTTTCCAGTGTTCTTCAAGCCGGAGCTTAGATTGGATTTTTTCAAGGGCTCTCGCATCTGCTTGTTCTATCTCTTCCATCCATTGATCAAAATAAGCATATCCTTTATGCGTGCGTCTCGTTTGCCCTCGATCGAGCCAAACAATAGAGCGGGATGTTTCCTCGAGAAACCGTCGATCATGGCTAATGATAACGACGGCTTTTTTAAAATGGTTAAGGTATGTTTCAAGCCATTGGATGGCTTTAATATCAAGATGGTTTGTTGGCTCATCTAAAAGAAGAACATCGGGGTCGCCTACGAGGGTACGTGCGAGTAAAATACGACGTTTTTCTCCGCCCGAAAGATTTTCGAGTGTCGTCGTTGTTTTCATTTCAAGGGCGTCAAGGAGTATTTCAGCCTCATGAGCGGGACATTTTCCCTCCATAACAGCCTCAAGAGCAGTTTTTTGAAAAGGAAGATCTAAATCTTGGGGCAAATAATGAATTTTTAGGTGGGGTTTTTTATAAAAAGTTCCTTGATCTAATTCAACCTGTCCAGCCAAAACTTTTAGAAGAGTTGATTTGCCAGTACCATTGCTTCCAATAAGACAAATATGATCATTTTCGAGGATATTGATATCAAGATCTTGAAAGAGGGGAGCTAAGCCATAAGCAAGGCATCCATTATGAATTGTGAGAACAGGAAGGGTCATGGATGGTTATTTAGGCCATAAATTGTTCTTCAATAATCCGTCTCTCAAGGGTATGATCGGGATCAAAGAGGAGAGTGAGTGTTTTAGAAGTTTCTTCTTCGATGGAAACGGAATGAAGAGATTCAATTTCATGGAAATCTGCAGTACATTTGACAGGTCTCTTGAGAGGATCGATGACATCGAACCGAACACGCGCGCTTTTAGGAAGAAGGGCACCATGCCATCGACGTGGCCTAAAAATATTAATTGGAGTTAAAGCTAATAGATTAGCTTCAAGAGGAAGAATAGGTCCTCCTGCTGAGAAGTTATAAGCCGTACTTCCTGCAGGTGTAGATAAGAGAACACCATCTCCAATAAGTGTATCTAGCCGCAGAATATCATCAACAAAAAGACGAATTTTGGCACTTTGAGAAGTTTGTCTTAAAAGAGAGACTTCATTAATTGCATATGCAACGTCAATTGTTCCCTTTTCAGTATGGGCAGACATGATAAGAGGATGCAAACAAATAGGTTGAGAGAGCCGAAGTTTGTTTAGGAGATCTTGAGGTTGCTTCAGCTGAAATGTGTTCATTAAAAAACCAACAGTGCCACAATTAATGCCATAGACAGGAAGATCACGTTGTTGTGCAAGAAGGGTATGAAGAGTATGAAGCATAAAGCCATCTCCTCCTAAAACAATAAGAACATCAGCGTTTTCAAGGGGAGAGGGGATATAATTTTTTAAAAAATAAGTATAATATTCTTGTGCTAACGGCTTCTCATCCACAATAAAAGCTGGTTTTTTGAAAGAGGTTTCAAAGGGCATGAAAGGAATCCTATTTGACAGTGCCTTCTTGCGTAAAGACAGGGTAAATAACGGTTCTCATAAGGATAAGAAGAACGATAAAAATGGCCATAAATAAACAGGGCATTGGATATATTGTGTCATTATGTGTAACCGACATTATGTAGGTAAGTCCTGCAATGATACTATAATAAAAACACCCATACAAGGCTCCAGCAGTTCCAGCTGCATAAGAGTAATGTTTTAAGGCGTGGCTTAGGCAGATTGGCACAGAAAGACCATTGCCTAAAAGAATGCCGCTTAAAGGAACAAGGATGCACATAATTGCTCCGATCTTATTTTCCTCGGTAATAAAGCCACAAAAAGAAAAACTCAAAAGAAAAACACTCGATAAAAAACAAATAAAAATACCACTCAACAAAATCTTTTTTTCAGGAAAAATAGGAATAAGTTTTCGTGTTAGATAAGATCCACCAACAAGAGAAAGAGCAGGAATAAAAAGGAGAATACCATAAAGACTGGGCCTAATGTGCAAAAAATCAATAAGATAAAAGGGGCCTTCAGCAATGAAGATAAAGATAATGCCATGAAGACCCCCCACCATGAATCCAAATGAAATCAGCAATCGATCTTTTATCATTTTGGGAATTATCTTTAAAAGTGAAGCACGATTTGTTTCTTGAGGTTTTGTTTCTTTCAAAGATTGAAAAATATAGAATTCAAGCATAAAACCTGTAAGGAAAAGTCCTAGAAAAATCATGCGCCAGTTTATAAAGTCTGTTAAAATACCTCCAAGAATAGGTCCAAGGACGGGCGAAAAAGAAAGAGCAATAGCGACTGTTGCAAAAACGTGGGAACGAGCTCTGCCATCAAAAGCATCGCGGGCAATTGTTTGGGATAGAACAGATCCTACAGCTCCTCCAAAGGCCTGGATAAACCGGAAAATAAAAAGCATCCAGAACGAAGATGAAAAAGCACATCCAAGGCTTCCTAAACAATAAAAAAGGAAACCCAACATCATAATAGGTTTACGTCCCCATTTATCAGAAAGAGGTCCCCAAAACAGAATTCCAAAAGCAAATCCAATGAGATAAATCGTAAGTGTTGTTTCCACAAGCCCATGACTTACGAAAAGAGTTTGTGAGATACTTGGGAGTGCGGGCGAGTAAATAGTTTCTCCAATTTGAGGAAGCCCTGCCATTAAAATAAGCAAGAGAAGAGAGGGCTTTGATGTTGAATGAGTGGCAGAGGAAGTGTTCATTTTGAAGGAGAAGATAAAAGGTGAATAAGGTTTTTTGTGATAAAGTGAAGAACGTCTTCTGTTAGATATCCATGCATTGGTAGGCTTAAAACTTCCTTAGAAAGAGATTCAGAATTTGGGAGGTGATGACCAAGAGCAGTCGGATAATGCTGATAGGCTTTTTGTTGATGAAGCGGTTTTACATAATAGATCGCTGTTGGGATGCCTTGGTTTTGAAGTTCATGAACAACTTTGTCGCGGGATATCGTTGAATTTAAACGAAGTGTATACTGAGCCCAAGAAGAGGTCGTATCGGGAAGAAGAAAAGGTGTTGTGACTAAAGAAGAAAGGGCTTTATGATAAAAAACAGCAGCGTTTTGACGTGAAAGAAGCTCCTCTGGAAAAATCTTAAGTTTTTCAAGAAGTACAGCGGCTTGAAGTGTATCAAGTCGGCCATTCATTCCAATATAAATATTATCATATTTATCTTTACCTTGACCATGAATACGTAAAGAAATGAGTTTTTCTGCAAGTTCATCATTATCTGTAAAAATAGCGCCTCCATCCCCATAACACCCCAAAGGCTTTGCAGGAAAGAAACTTGTTGAAGTTGCAATTCCAAATGTTCCTACGGGACGTTTTTTATAAGTCGCTCCAAAACTTTGAGCCGCATCCGCAAGAATCCAAAGATTGTTTTCAGCGGCGATTGACTCAAGAGCATCATAATCTGCAGGAGCCCCAAATAAGTCAACAGGAATAATGGCAGTTGGCTTCAGTCCAAGTTCTTTAGCTTTAAGAATTCCTTGCTTTAAACTTGAGGGATCCATATTAAATGTTTCTTTTAGAACGTCAATAAAGACGGGTGTTGCACCCATCCATGCAACAACTTCTGTCGTGGCAGCAAAGGTAAAAGAAGGAACAAAAATAGCATCTCCAGGCTTTACGTCTTTTGCCATGAGTACGAGAGCTAAAGCGTCGGTTCCATTGGCACAAGAAATTGTGTGTTTTGCATCGCAAAATTGCGAGAGTTTTTTTTCAAGCTCAAAAACTTCTGGACCCATAATGTAAGAGCCGTGATCTAATATACGTTGAAAAGCCTCACTAACTTGAGGACGAATACGTTTTTGTTGAGATGCAAGGTCAATAAAAGGAAGAGGAAGAGAAAAATTAAGCTTTTGTGACATGGGAGGATTCTTTCAAAAAATGGAATACATTTCTGGTATCAATAAGAAGTTTTGAATGTTCAGCTAAAAATTCATAATTTACATTTTCATGATCTGTTAAGATAAGTACGGCATCATAAGTGGAAAGAGTCTCTTTTGTTAAAGGAGTTGACTTAAGTCCTGAAAGAGAAGGATGTTCTCGCGTCGTTGGGACAAT contains these protein-coding regions:
- a CDS encoding ABC-F family ATP-binding cassette domain-containing protein — encoded protein: MTLPVLTIHNGCLAYGLAPLFQDLDINILENDHICLIGSNGTGKSTLLKVLAGQVELDQGTFYKKPHLKIHYLPQDLDLPFQKTALEAVMEGKCPAHEAEILLDALEMKTTTTLENLSGGEKRRILLARTLVGDPDVLLLDEPTNHLDIKAIQWLETYLNHFKKAVVIISHDRRFLEETSRSIVWLDRGQTRRTHKGYAYFDQWMEEIEQADARALEKIQSKLRLEEHWKQRGVTARRKRNQGRLEKLTQMRAQRKLLISNQPKSIEIIGSTATFGNQLVSELTEVTKNYEGRLTLGPLSTRIFKGDRIGIIGPNGCGKTTLLNLILGRLKPDMGKARIGKSIIPAFFEQERNSMDPQETPWQYLCPQGGDTINVQGTDMHVMGYLKKFLFDDKQARGRIGILSGGEKNRLQLAKVLAQPSNVLVLDEPTNDLDMDTLDLLIDMLTSYKGTLILISHDRDFIDQLVTVVFAIQPNGTIIENIGGYTDYENISLNPQEKRIEKKEKKEERREVSKPKNPALKKLSYSAQRDLEIIPKQLEDVERRIKEIENALLDPDLYTKNPIGFDTLIKELQDLKEKKDSLENIWLTLSLD
- a CDS encoding NAD kinase, yielding MPFETSFKKPAFIVDEKPLAQEYYTYFLKNYIPSPLENADVLIVLGGDGFMLHTLHTLLAQQRDLPVYGINCGTVGFLMNTFQLKQPQDLLNKLRLSQPICLHPLIMSAHTEKGTIDVAYAINEVSLLRQTSQSAKIRLFVDDILRLDTLIGDGVLLSTPAGSTAYNFSAGGPILPLEANLLALTPINIFRPRRWHGALLPKSARVRFDVIDPLKRPVKCTADFHEIESLHSVSIEEETSKTLTLLFDPDHTLERRIIEEQFMA
- a CDS encoding multidrug effflux MFS transporter is translated as MNTSSATHSTSKPSLLLLILMAGLPQIGETIYSPALPSISQTLFVSHGLVETTLTIYLIGFAFGILFWGPLSDKWGRKPIMMLGFLFYCLGSLGCAFSSSFWMLFIFRFIQAFGGAVGSVLSQTIARDAFDGRARSHVFATVAIALSFSPVLGPILGGILTDFINWRMIFLGLFLTGFMLEFYIFQSLKETKPQETNRASLLKIIPKMIKDRLLISFGFMVGGLHGIIFIFIAEGPFYLIDFLHIRPSLYGILLFIPALSLVGGSYLTRKLIPIFPEKKILLSGIFICFLSSVFLLSFSFCGFITEENKIGAIMCILVPLSGILLGNGLSVPICLSHALKHYSYAAGTAGALYGCFYYSIIAGLTYIMSVTHNDTIYPMPCLFMAIFIVLLILMRTVIYPVFTQEGTVK
- a CDS encoding DegT/DnrJ/EryC1/StrS family aminotransferase translates to MSQKLNFSLPLPFIDLASQQKRIRPQVSEAFQRILDHGSYIMGPEVFELEKKLSQFCDAKHTISCANGTDALALVLMAKDVKPGDAIFVPSFTFAATTEVVAWMGATPVFIDVLKETFNMDPSSLKQGILKAKELGLKPTAIIPVDLFGAPADYDALESIAAENNLWILADAAQSFGATYKKRPVGTFGIATSTSFFPAKPLGCYGDGGAIFTDNDELAEKLISLRIHGQGKDKYDNIYIGMNGRLDTLQAAVLLEKLKIFPEELLSRQNAAVFYHKALSSLVTTPFLLPDTTSSWAQYTLRLNSTISRDKVVHELQNQGIPTAIYYVKPLHQQKAYQHYPTALGHHLPNSESLSKEVLSLPMHGYLTEDVLHFITKNLIHLLSSPSK